A window of Solea senegalensis isolate Sse05_10M linkage group LG20, IFAPA_SoseM_1, whole genome shotgun sequence contains these coding sequences:
- the si:ch73-196l6.5 gene encoding riboflavin transporter 2: protein MSLLTHLLACLFGMGSWVSINGLWVELPLIVNHIPEGWYLPSYLSVLIQMANVGPLFVTLMHRFRPGVLNESAVIYVIISLGTVASFLLGFFWKETVVVAGVPRSVALLVLTFFLAAVDCTSSVTFLPFMMKLKPQYLTTYYIGEGVSGLLPAVVALIQGVGVVHCVNNTQTLNSSNSSEIFHLHAQYQPANFSAEVFFFILSTMMLVCLVAFLLLNYHPAVGREHSNNQYTNGVKESSQKNRNSVEQKAMMDPYRPANQKRKSSFGTGAYSWMQVLYIFGILAWVNALSNVVLPSVQSYSCMPYGNNIYHLSATMAAVSNPLACFIALFLPIRSLLLMGALTVIGSVAGAYIMGMAVLSPCPLLVNGASGGVIIVLVWILFILTLSYVKVMIGVVLRDEGHSALVWCGAVVQLGSLLGAVTMFPLVSVYSYFSSGDTCNTKCATGHP from the exons ATGTCGCTGCTCACGCACCTGTTGGCGTGTCTGTTTGGAATGGGCTCCTGGGTTTCCATCAACGGCCTGTGGGTGGAGCTGCCTCTCATCGTCAATCACATCCCAGAGGGCTGGTACCTGCCCTCAtacctctctgtcctcatccaAATGGCCAATGTCGGACCTCTCTTCGTCACGTTGATGCATCGCTTCAGGCCCGGTGTCCTGAATGAGTCTGCTGTCATATATGTGATCATCAGCCTGGGGACAGTGGCAAGCTTCTTGCTGGGTTTCTTCTGGAAGGAGACTGTTGTAGTGGCGGGTGTTCCTCGCAGTGTAGCCCTCCTCGTCTTAACTTTTTTCCTCGCTGCTGTCGACTGCACTTCATCTGTCACATTCCTACCCTTCATGATGAAGCTCAAGCCTCAGTATCTCACCACCTACTACATTGGGGAGGGTGTGAGCGGCCTGCTGCCTGCTGTAGTGGCTCTGATCCAGGGTGTTGGAGTGGTCCACTGcgtaaacaacacacaaaccctGAACTCCTCCAACAGTTCTGAGATCTTTCACCTCCATGCCCAGTATCAGCCAGCAAACTTCTCAGCTGAGgtctttttcttcatcctgagcACCATGATGCTGGTGTGTCTGGTGGCTTTCCTGCTGCTGAACTACCACCCAGCTGTGGGCAGGGAACATTCCAACAATCAGTACACTAACGGGGTGAAAGAGTCatctcagaaaaacagaaatagtgTCGAGCAGAAGGCCATGATGGACCCCTACAGACCTGCAAACCAGAAGCGCAAAAGCAGCTTTGGCACTGGTGCTTACAGCTGGATGCAGGTGTTGTACATCTTTGGGATTCTGGCCTGGGTCAACGCTCTAAGTAACGTGGTGCTTCCCTCAGTGCAGTCGTACTCCTGCATGCCATATGGAAACAACATCTACCACTTATCGGCCACCATGGCTGCCGTGTCGAACCCTCTGGCCTGCTTCATCGCCCTGTTCCTCCCTATAAG GTCTCTGCTGCTGATGGGAGCTCTCACAGTGATTGGCAGTGTAGCTGGAGCTTATATCATGGGCATGGCCGTGCTCAGTCCATGTCCACTGCTGGTGAATGGTGCCTCAGGTGGTGTCATCATT GTGTTGGTCTGGATCCTCTTCATTCTCACTCTGTCCTATGTGAAGGTGATGATTGGTGTGGTCCTGCGTGACGAGGGCCACAGTGCCCTCGTGTGGTGTGGAGCTGTGGTGCAGTTAGGTTCCCTGCTGGGAGCCGTGACCATGTTTCCACTGGTCAGCGTGTACAGCTACTTCTCATCAGGAGACACGTGCAACACAAAATGTGCTACTGGACATCCTTAA
- the slc52a2 gene encoding solute carrier family 52, riboflavin transporter, member 2, whose translation MTGSWWSSAAVTHGLMALFAMGSWVSVNSLWVELPVVVSVLPEGWNLPAYLSVLIAFGNLGPIAVTITHHCAPGRLNERLVIHCIQVLAVVASILLAVFWSHTVMIVGEERSLPFLLFTFVLSFVCCTSTVTFLPFMFRYPPQFIRTFFIGQGLSALFPCIVALGQGVGKLECKTVNGTVKPEYLKESFPAQNFFWFLFVMLSISALSFFALTKRQTEYRPEALPQESDSAEELKNGHENHPFHNGGPPVSQEEQQVQREEQPPAQNFWTLRNIYLLALLAISNALTNGVLPSVQSYTCLPYGTMTFHLSVVFGNLANPLACFLAMFFVLRTSSGLGIVSLAGGVFATYLLVLAGLSPCPPLLGNPAGVALVVISWILFTGFFSYLKVVIGTLLHEEGHAALLWCGIAIQAGSLIGAVTMFPLINVYQVFSRAQECVDNCS comes from the exons ATGACCGGCAGCTGGTGGAGCAGCGCCGCGGTGACCCATGGACTCATGGCTCTGTTCGCCATGGGCTCCTGGGTTTCCGTCAACAGTCTGTGGGTCGAGCTCCCGGTGGTTGTGAGTGTTCTGCCTGAAG GTTGGAACCTGCCTGCTTACCTCTCAGTGCTGATAGCCTTTGGAAACCTGGGTCCTATAGCAGTGACCATCACGCACCACTGCGCTCCGGGACGCTTAAACGAACGCCTAGTCATCCACTGCATCCAGGTGCTGGCAGTGGTGGCGTCCATTCTCCTGGCCGTCTTCTGGTCACACACCGTCATGATAGTGGGAGAGGAGAGGTCGCTACCGTTCCTGCTTTTCACCTTTGTGCTGTCTTTTGTCTGCTGCACGTCCACCGTCACCTTCCTGCCTTTTATGTTTCGTTACCCCCCTCAGTTCATCCGTACATTCTTCATTGGTCAGGGCCTCAGTGCCTTGTTTCCTTGTATCGTGGCCTTAGGGCAAGGTGTTGGCAAGCTGGAGTGTAAAACTGTGAATGGAACGGTAAAGCCTGAGTATTTAAAAGAGAGTTTTCCAGCCCAGAACTTCTtctggtttttgtttgtcatgctGTCGATCTCGGCTCTGAGTTTTTTTGCTctgacaaaaagacagacagagtaTCGTCCAGAGGCACTGCCACAGGAGTCTGATAGtgcagaggagctgaagaacGGACATGAGAATCACCCTTTTCACAACGGAGGGCCACCAGTGTCTCAGGAAGAGCAGCAGGTGCAGAGAGAGGAACAACCGCCTGCTCAGAACTTCTGGACACTGCGCAACATCTACCTGCTAGCACTGCTTGCCATTTCCAATGCCCTCACCAACGGTGTCCTACCATCTGTGCAGAGTTACACCTGTCTTCCCTATGGCaccatgacctttcacctctctGTGGTCTTTGGCAACCTTGCAAACCCCCTGGCCTGTTTTCTGGCCATGTTCTTTGTCCTCAG aACATCGTCAGGTCTGGGGATCGTGTCATTAGCAGGAGGAGTATTTGCTACGTACCTCCTGGTGTTAGCAGGTCTCAGCCCCTGTCCTCCTCTCCTGGGAAACCCCGCTGGTGTCGCTCTAGTA GTCATCTCCTGGATTCTGTTCACAGGTTTCTTCTCTTATCTGAAGGTGGTGATTGGGACTCTGCTTCACGAGGAAGGTCATGCAGCCCTCTTGTGGTGCGGTATCGCTATCCAGGCCGGCTCTCTTATCGGAGCGGTCACCATGTTCCCCCTAATCAACGTTTATCAAGTGTTCTCCAGAGCTCAGGAGTGTGTCGATAACTGCAGTTAG